A genomic region of Nostoc sp. UHCC 0702 contains the following coding sequences:
- a CDS encoding Uma2 family endonuclease, protein MRSPIPVFSVAEYLEAESKSELRHEYLGGQIFAMAGGSKAHNIITLNIASRLRSQLRGGACNVFMSDMKVKLSAANQNQTIFYYPDVVVTCSSEDRDNYFVNYPSVIFEVLSPSTEVSDRREKLVNYQTIGSLQEYVLVSQDEIKVEVYCQDLQGNWTQEILGIEDKLVLNSVNLSLTMTDIYEDIF, encoded by the coding sequence ATGCGATCGCCGATTCCCGTTTTTTCGGTTGCCGAATATTTAGAAGCAGAAAGTAAAAGCGAACTCCGCCATGAGTATTTGGGTGGTCAAATTTTTGCGATGGCGGGGGGCAGTAAGGCGCACAATATCATTACCTTAAATATTGCCAGTCGCTTACGTTCTCAATTGCGGGGTGGGGCTTGCAATGTGTTTATGTCAGATATGAAAGTCAAGTTAAGCGCTGCTAATCAAAATCAGACGATATTTTATTATCCTGATGTAGTAGTTACTTGTAGTTCTGAGGATCGAGATAACTATTTTGTGAATTATCCTTCTGTGATTTTTGAGGTGTTGTCACCAAGTACCGAGGTAAGCGATCGCCGCGAAAAGTTGGTTAATTATCAGACTATTGGTAGTTTACAGGAGTATGTTTTAGTTTCGCAAGATGAGATAAAAGTGGAAGTTTATTGTCAAGATTTGCAAGGGAATTGGACACAGGAGATTTTGGGAATTGAGGATAAGTTGGTTTTAAATTCGGTCAATTTATCGCTAACGATGACAGATATCTATGAGGATATTTTTTGA
- a CDS encoding DUF308 domain-containing protein, whose protein sequence is MKVIESEVDEQVVSSGWTTAIAILMIVLGIIAIAFPFFASVASTLLFGWIFIFAGITQIVYAFQSRGAGKVIGKLILGLLYLLSGILVVVNPFEGVLALTLVLGITIFVQGVIQVSMAFQMRRISSNWRLMLVSGIIGIIFGIFIWSNFPFNAVWLIGTFIGINLLFDGVWMLTLHSGQRRALQ, encoded by the coding sequence ATGAAAGTTATTGAGTCTGAAGTTGATGAGCAAGTTGTTAGTTCTGGGTGGACAACCGCGATCGCTATTCTGATGATCGTGTTGGGCATCATTGCCATCGCATTTCCTTTCTTTGCCAGCGTTGCTTCAACCTTACTATTTGGCTGGATATTCATCTTTGCCGGAATTACTCAAATTGTTTATGCCTTTCAATCAAGAGGTGCAGGTAAAGTTATCGGGAAGCTGATTCTAGGTCTTTTGTATCTCCTATCTGGAATTCTCGTGGTGGTAAATCCATTTGAAGGGGTGCTTGCCTTGACGTTAGTGTTGGGTATTACTATTTTTGTGCAAGGGGTGATTCAAGTGTCAATGGCATTTCAAATGCGCCGGATTTCATCTAACTGGAGATTAATGCTTGTAAGCGGAATCATCGGCATTATTTTCGGTATTTTTATTTGGTCTAACTTTCCATTTAACGCAGTTTGGCTGATTGGCACTTTCATTGGCATCAATCTTTTATTCGATGGAGTTTGGATGCTAACTTTGCATTCAGGACAGCGCCGCGCTTTACAGTAG
- a CDS encoding serine hydrolase has translation MKIRKSVFILLFLCTAFSLGIASIFLPTGLAQKRIYTSTQSQKLDERIRRVENGLLLPFIVKGEPNMAMKLVNRMRFYKIPGISVGVINNGKIEWARGYGVQETGGNKSITPETLFQAASISKPIVAMAMLRLVQENKLNLDEDVNEKLVSWKVPENDFTKEQKINLRGLLSHSASLTVSGFRGYAADEQVPSLFQILDGATPANSKPIRVDGTPSKDFRYSGGGYVIMQKLAVDITEKQFPAFMQEEVLKKLNMIRSTYQQPLPKELWASAAAGHKSNGAKIKGNWYTYPEMAAAGLWTTPSDLARFAIEIQKSKSGKSNRVLSVEMVNEMLTPQIGGWGLGLELRGKNKSARFAHAGGNEGYRCLMVAYTDSGQGAVVMTNSVNGTNFTEEIMRSIAKEYGWFDYLPKEKVIVSIDPKIYHAYVGKYQLAPNFILTITNEKGKLMSQATGQPKSELFAESETDFFLKESETEIKFVKNTQGKVTGLVSRERDKRSLTPRAYRNIFVQKIK, from the coding sequence ATGAAAATAAGAAAATCAGTATTTATTCTCCTATTTTTATGCACAGCTTTCAGCCTGGGTATTGCCAGTATATTTTTGCCAACCGGATTAGCTCAAAAGCGAATTTATACATCAACCCAAAGTCAAAAGCTAGACGAAAGAATTCGGCGCGTCGAGAACGGCTTGCTTCTGCCGTTTATTGTCAAGGGTGAGCCGAATATGGCTATGAAACTTGTTAACCGAATGCGATTTTATAAAATTCCCGGTATCAGTGTTGGCGTTATTAACAACGGAAAGATTGAATGGGCGCGTGGTTACGGAGTTCAAGAAACAGGCGGGAATAAATCTATAACTCCCGAAACGCTTTTTCAAGCAGCATCAATTAGTAAGCCGATAGTAGCAATGGCGATGTTACGACTCGTCCAAGAGAATAAATTGAATCTTGACGAAGATGTGAATGAAAAACTTGTTTCGTGGAAAGTTCCCGAAAACGATTTTACGAAAGAGCAAAAGATAAATTTGCGTGGCTTGTTAAGTCATAGCGCAAGTCTGACCGTTTCCGGCTTTCGTGGATACGCGGCAGATGAGCAAGTCCCGTCACTTTTTCAAATTTTGGACGGAGCAACGCCAGCCAATTCAAAGCCGATACGGGTTGATGGCACACCGAGCAAAGATTTTAGATACTCCGGAGGCGGCTATGTCATTATGCAGAAACTTGCAGTAGATATAACCGAAAAGCAATTTCCCGCGTTTATGCAGGAAGAGGTTCTTAAAAAACTTAATATGATCCGCAGCACTTATCAGCAACCGCTTCCGAAAGAACTTTGGGCTTCAGCCGCCGCAGGTCACAAATCCAATGGAGCAAAAATCAAAGGCAATTGGTACACATATCCTGAAATGGCGGCGGCTGGACTTTGGACAACGCCTTCCGACCTTGCTCGTTTTGCAATTGAAATTCAAAAGTCCAAAAGCGGAAAGTCAAACAGAGTTTTATCTGTCGAAATGGTTAATGAAATGCTCACACCGCAAATCGGAGGATGGGGACTTGGACTCGAACTGCGAGGGAAAAATAAATCCGCCCGTTTCGCTCATGCCGGCGGGAACGAAGGTTACAGATGTTTGATGGTTGCCTATACCGATAGTGGACAAGGTGCAGTTGTGATGACGAATTCTGTAAACGGCACTAATTTTACGGAAGAAATAATGCGAAGTATTGCCAAAGAATATGGTTGGTTTGATTATCTTCCAAAAGAAAAAGTCATCGTTTCGATTGACCCAAAAATATACCACGCTTACGTTGGAAAATATCAACTCGCCCCAAACTTTATTCTCACTATCACGAACGAAAAAGGGAAATTAATGAGTCAGGCGACCGGACAGCCGAAATCTGAGTTGTTCGCCGAATCAGAAACCGACTTTTTTCTAAAAGAGTCTGAAACGGAAATTAAATTTGTCAAAAATACTCAAGGAAAAGTTACGGGATTAGTTTCACGGGAACGCGATAAGCGAAGCTTAACGCCAAGGGCGTATCGCAATATATTTGTTCAAAAAATTAAGTGA
- a CDS encoding NAD(P)/FAD-dependent oxidoreductase, translating to MKPDYLIVGSGLSALVFGALMANSGKTVQILEAHEHPGGFGHTFTMAKKYTFNAQFHYVWDCGEGQTVNRVLKKLGLEQEVTFERYDSDGFDHMRMPEHSLDIPSEPEELMQRLSNLFPAHGDLIYKFVNEVEKTGEGLKRLSPPIKPIELLKHPNEVFSAVQYLNSTLQDVFDKFQLPQAAQTLLALQWPDFLLPPNQLSFYAWVILFRGYQAGAFYPTQHFEHVINSLVNVIESHGGQVLLNHEVTNFRVTDRTVTGVQAMDLTTHQTHEFASDTVICNIDPKKAAKMIGESQFSKSVRRKLNYEYSASNYMAYCVVKDIDLREYGFGKWNLFHTGHHDLNEAFAQMYDRNDFSNPSFAITTPTLLTTASRDCPEDCQIVEFLTVANYKYFQELRDNDRKAYNQKKQEILDSILDVVEEHYVPNFRKYMVFHITGSPTTNERFCWCPNGNSYGSSMTPRNMGMGRLNHETSLNHFYFCNASSGYPGFAATFWTGALLYQRLSGDVILGNS from the coding sequence ATGAAACCGGATTACCTGATTGTCGGTAGTGGTTTATCAGCATTAGTCTTTGGCGCTTTGATGGCAAACTCTGGCAAGACTGTGCAAATTCTCGAAGCCCATGAGCATCCCGGAGGCTTTGGGCATACGTTTACAATGGCTAAAAAATATACATTTAACGCTCAATTTCACTACGTCTGGGACTGCGGTGAAGGGCAAACCGTCAATCGGGTACTGAAAAAACTAGGGTTAGAGCAAGAAGTAACTTTTGAACGTTATGATTCGGACGGCTTTGATCACATGCGAATGCCAGAGCATAGTTTGGATATTCCCTCGGAGCCAGAGGAACTGATGCAGCGATTGTCTAATCTGTTCCCTGCTCATGGCGATCTCATTTATAAATTCGTCAACGAAGTGGAAAAGACTGGTGAAGGCTTGAAAAGACTCTCTCCACCGATCAAGCCAATTGAACTGCTAAAACATCCAAATGAGGTATTTTCTGCCGTCCAGTATCTCAATAGCACACTCCAGGATGTTTTTGATAAGTTTCAGCTACCCCAAGCCGCTCAAACCTTATTAGCCCTGCAATGGCCTGATTTTTTGCTGCCTCCCAATCAACTCTCCTTCTATGCTTGGGTTATATTGTTCCGAGGTTATCAAGCGGGCGCATTTTACCCAACCCAGCATTTTGAACATGTGATTAATTCGTTGGTTAATGTCATCGAATCACATGGCGGACAGGTGCTTCTCAACCATGAAGTTACGAATTTTAGAGTCACAGACAGAACGGTTACGGGAGTTCAAGCGATGGATCTCACCACCCATCAAACCCATGAATTTGCAAGCGACACCGTAATTTGCAATATTGACCCCAAAAAAGCTGCCAAGATGATCGGGGAATCGCAGTTTTCTAAAAGTGTACGCCGAAAACTCAACTATGAATATTCGGCATCTAACTACATGGCTTATTGTGTCGTCAAAGATATCGACCTCCGAGAGTATGGATTTGGTAAGTGGAATCTCTTTCATACAGGGCATCACGATTTAAATGAAGCCTTCGCGCAGATGTACGATCGCAATGACTTTTCTAATCCTAGTTTTGCCATCACAACGCCGACTTTATTGACTACAGCAAGTCGAGATTGCCCAGAAGACTGCCAAATTGTCGAATTTCTTACCGTTGCCAATTATAAATACTTCCAGGAATTACGAGATAATGACCGCAAAGCTTACAACCAGAAAAAGCAAGAAATCTTAGATTCCATCCTTGATGTTGTGGAAGAACACTATGTACCGAACTTTAGAAAATACATGGTCTTCCATATTACAGGTAGTCCTACTACCAATGAGCGTTTTTGCTGGTGTCCCAATGGGAATTCCTACGGCTCCAGTATGACACCGCGCAATATGGGTATGGGACGACTGAATCACGAAACCTCACTCAACCATTTCTATTTCTGCAATGCCTCATCTGGCTATCCCGGCTTTGCTGCCACATTTTGGACAGGCGCACTGCTGTATCAACGATTATCAGGTGACGTGATTTTAGGCAACAGCTAA
- a CDS encoding zinc/iron permease yields MQEFLFALTLSALPVVSNFMGAMIAEALPSSKQTLGLALHAAAGVLLAIASTELIPRVAIAKPVWAAILALFLGGAFFVWINQLLNLSKNRLRGVDHNTVSWVIFLSIAIDLFGDGLMIGTSLTIAPHLGVVLTSGRVVAHIPEGFVTNAEFKSQNMPRTQRFWLLAAFLIPVWLGATLGYWGLRGQTDLPKLIVLAFTTGTLMVAIVEEILPEAHQTQDTNLSTLTFIGSFALSMLFSSYLE; encoded by the coding sequence ATGCAGGAATTTCTATTTGCTCTAACACTATCAGCTTTGCCCGTTGTCAGCAACTTCATGGGAGCAATGATCGCTGAAGCCTTACCATCATCAAAACAAACATTAGGACTTGCACTGCACGCTGCTGCTGGCGTACTTCTAGCAATCGCCTCTACCGAACTGATACCGAGAGTTGCGATCGCTAAACCTGTTTGGGCAGCTATTCTAGCATTGTTTTTAGGCGGAGCTTTTTTTGTCTGGATTAATCAGCTTCTCAATTTAAGCAAGAATCGACTGCGTGGCGTTGATCATAATACCGTTAGTTGGGTGATTTTTCTGAGCATTGCCATCGACTTATTTGGTGATGGCTTAATGATTGGCACTAGTCTAACGATCGCACCTCATCTAGGCGTAGTGCTGACATCGGGGAGAGTTGTCGCTCACATTCCCGAAGGATTTGTCACCAACGCAGAGTTTAAGAGTCAAAATATGCCGCGAACACAGCGATTTTGGTTACTTGCGGCGTTTCTTATCCCTGTTTGGCTGGGTGCGACGCTGGGCTATTGGGGGTTGCGCGGACAAACTGATCTACCCAAGTTAATTGTACTTGCATTTACAACAGGTACTTTAATGGTGGCGATCGTTGAAGAAATTCTACCGGAAGCCCATCAAACTCAAGATACAAACTTATCTACCTTAACGTTTATCGGGAGTTTTGCACTTTCAATGTTGTTCTCATCTTATCTTGAATAG
- a CDS encoding CPBP family intramembrane metalloprotease, with protein sequence MNEKKRSLKQVGFFLLYTFSITWSCWLIIIIGNRYFNTLWYGEPLFWIPMLIGGFGPAISSYIIYRQFKEDFSEKSFAKFVFGKKIDKKVWLIFGLFLIWRLFMVWIAFGIKNPISILYILINLPLLIIGGGLEELGWRGILQPKLEKVINYLPSVLIVGIIWSTWHLPLWFIKGTLQTSFPFGLFLLSVIIVSSSFTSLYKYTNNLFFCVISHAWFNGCIVGSALYMGNNGALQLNLNWKVIIVFSIELIVSVILGIAYSRKKPILS encoded by the coding sequence ATGAACGAAAAGAAGCGATCGCTAAAGCAAGTTGGATTTTTTCTGCTTTATACTTTTTCTATAACATGGTCGTGCTGGTTGATTATTATCATCGGCAACAGATATTTTAATACTCTTTGGTATGGTGAGCCTTTATTTTGGATACCGATGTTAATTGGCGGTTTCGGGCCAGCCATTAGTTCCTATATTATTTATCGACAGTTTAAGGAAGATTTTAGTGAAAAATCTTTTGCGAAGTTTGTCTTTGGTAAAAAAATAGATAAAAAAGTGTGGCTGATATTTGGATTGTTTTTAATTTGGCGTTTATTTATGGTTTGGATTGCTTTTGGAATCAAGAATCCTATATCCATTCTCTATATCTTAATTAATTTACCACTTCTTATAATTGGAGGTGGATTAGAGGAATTAGGTTGGCGTGGGATTTTGCAACCTAAATTAGAAAAGGTAATTAATTATTTACCTTCTGTCCTGATTGTGGGGATTATCTGGAGTACATGGCATTTGCCATTATGGTTTATAAAAGGGACACTTCAAACTTCATTTCCATTTGGATTATTTTTATTATCAGTAATAATTGTAAGTTCCAGTTTTACAAGTCTGTATAAATACACAAATAACTTATTTTTCTGTGTAATAAGTCATGCCTGGTTTAATGGATGTATTGTTGGTTCAGCTTTATATATGGGTAATAATGGAGCCTTGCAGCTAAATTTGAATTGGAAAGTAATTATTGTTTTTTCCATCGAGCTAATAGTATCTGTTATTTTAGGAATAGCATATAGCCGTAAGAAACCCATTCTGTCTTAG
- a CDS encoding DUF998 domain-containing protein produces MNNLKFSGVLLFLAGSFALMGIITAEALYPSGTGYTTFNSEISDLGATKPPNSLIYQPSSRIFNITMLLSGLMTLTATFYQHRYFKKLLFSIPLALFGLGLVGIGIFSGDKTPYHGMFAMLTFLSGGLSAIASSKIASAPFKYIGILFGSVALLTWFAAMFVPHIIFSFIGIGGTERWVVYPIVLWITGFGGYLMSTTINKYQNNNK; encoded by the coding sequence ATGAATAACCTAAAATTTTCCGGTGTATTACTCTTTCTTGCTGGTTCATTTGCTTTAATGGGCATCATCACTGCCGAAGCGTTGTATCCATCTGGCACTGGCTACACAACTTTTAACAGCGAAATAAGCGATCTTGGTGCAACAAAACCTCCCAACAGCTTAATCTATCAGCCTTCTTCTCGCATTTTTAATATTACTATGCTGTTATCAGGGCTGATGACTTTAACAGCGACATTTTATCAGCATAGATATTTCAAAAAACTGCTTTTCAGCATTCCGCTTGCTCTATTTGGTTTGGGTTTAGTGGGCATTGGCATTTTTTCTGGTGACAAAACTCCTTATCATGGAATGTTCGCAATGCTTACATTTTTATCTGGTGGATTGTCAGCGATCGCATCTTCCAAAATTGCTTCAGCACCTTTCAAATACATCGGGATTCTATTTGGTTCAGTTGCATTACTTACATGGTTTGCCGCTATGTTTGTTCCCCACATTATTTTTTCTTTTATCGGCATCGGCGGAACAGAAAGATGGGTGGTTTATCCAATTGTGTTATGGATAACAGGATTTGGCGGTTATTTGATGAGTACTACAATCAATAAATATCAAAACAATAATAAATGA
- a CDS encoding DUF4231 domain-containing protein: MSWFWHKSNRQQNTAHSIATVANKPTTGDVIISISTVKDVAKARIDEYEQEKKYNKSCYYTSQWAIIVLTGITPLLLIVPLPNIYPAISSAVASITAGLASAFKFREKYDLNKNALTCINIEVANFNCGTGNYTSNIGDENAEKNNNTLMHNIDLIDINRRHSWSGLISAVNIDNLANTSNVADITPAKTTTAKIYTE, from the coding sequence ATGTCTTGGTTTTGGCATAAATCAAATAGACAACAGAATACGGCACATTCCATTGCGACCGTTGCAAACAAACCGACTACAGGAGATGTTATTATAAGTATTTCAACGGTCAAGGATGTTGCCAAAGCTCGAATAGATGAGTATGAACAAGAAAAAAAGTATAATAAGTCTTGTTACTATACATCTCAATGGGCAATTATTGTATTAACAGGAATCACACCTTTACTGTTAATTGTTCCTCTTCCTAATATATATCCAGCAATTTCTTCTGCTGTTGCATCAATTACAGCAGGTTTAGCCAGTGCTTTTAAGTTTCGTGAAAAATATGATCTTAATAAGAACGCTTTAACCTGTATAAACATTGAAGTTGCGAATTTTAATTGCGGAACTGGAAATTATACATCAAATATTGGAGATGAGAATGCAGAAAAAAACAATAATACTTTGATGCATAATATTGACTTAATAGATATCAATCGAAGGCATTCTTGGAGTGGACTAATTTCCGCAGTAAATATTGATAATTTAGCAAATACTTCAAATGTAGCGGACATCACCCCGGCAAAAACTACTACAGCTAAAATCTATACAGAGTAA
- a CDS encoding FAD-dependent oxidoreductase, translated as MRIAIVGGGASGMVTAYLLDKQGHHVTVFERESTLGGHIRTLNKNVKPNQSDCQEILENGVLEFPTVFYNFIALMEELGVELEPVNMGSAMFFKNGSHFLSRVTIQKNFTGIRRLIEYLRLDTLYARSAGLWLRIKFAHLQDFYNQPLSQYLKQPCIRNTWLKLLVMYSYSMPLELIDDFPAELAMPVLRKDVAVHWLRVKGGVYSYIEKILARFQGEVLLNVEIDRIFRTSDAVKIVRRTGEILEFDKVVFATPPDQVMALLADPTDAEIKRFSAWKVNYATTLLHTDSSIYNRYGIKQPSEFDFFQAKSRWGYNSCLNQICNISSPPNYFLSFQLEELIASDRIIHIQKHHTPLYTTESFRYRDEVVATNGENNTYHAGAYLGDGLHEGAITSAFRVAQLVGLSQGSIDITNPKSIPQFVQH; from the coding sequence ATGAGAATTGCTATCGTTGGGGGGGGAGCCAGTGGCATGGTGACAGCTTACCTGCTCGATAAACAAGGGCATCATGTCACTGTGTTTGAACGGGAATCTACTTTAGGTGGACATATTCGGACACTGAACAAGAATGTGAAACCGAACCAATCCGATTGTCAGGAAATTTTGGAAAATGGAGTTCTGGAATTTCCGACTGTGTTTTACAACTTCATCGCCCTCATGGAAGAGTTAGGGGTGGAACTAGAACCTGTAAATATGGGTTCAGCGATGTTTTTCAAAAATGGCAGCCACTTTCTATCAAGAGTCACCATCCAGAAGAACTTCACAGGTATTCGCCGCCTGATTGAATATTTACGCCTCGATACCCTCTATGCTCGTTCTGCTGGATTATGGCTAAGAATAAAATTTGCTCACCTGCAAGATTTTTACAATCAGCCTTTGTCGCAATATTTGAAACAGCCCTGTATTCGCAATACTTGGCTAAAATTGCTAGTCATGTATAGCTATTCGATGCCGTTGGAACTAATTGATGATTTTCCGGCAGAATTAGCGATGCCTGTCTTACGCAAGGATGTCGCAGTCCATTGGCTCAGGGTTAAAGGCGGTGTGTATTCTTACATTGAAAAAATTCTGGCGCGATTCCAGGGTGAGGTTTTGCTGAATGTAGAGATTGACCGGATTTTCAGAACCTCGGATGCTGTGAAAATTGTGCGAAGGACGGGTGAAATTCTGGAGTTTGATAAAGTCGTGTTTGCTACACCACCCGACCAAGTAATGGCGCTGTTAGCAGATCCAACCGATGCCGAAATCAAACGGTTTTCTGCTTGGAAAGTGAATTATGCGACTACCTTACTGCATACAGATAGTTCCATATACAACCGCTATGGCATTAAACAACCCTCAGAATTTGATTTCTTTCAGGCAAAAAGCCGATGGGGTTATAACAGTTGCCTGAATCAAATTTGTAACATCTCATCACCACCAAATTATTTTCTCTCGTTCCAACTAGAGGAGTTAATTGCTAGCGATCGCATTATTCACATTCAAAAACATCACACTCCGTTATATACCACTGAATCTTTTAGATATCGAGATGAAGTAGTTGCCACTAATGGCGAGAACAACACCTACCATGCAGGAGCCTATCTTGGTGATGGGTTGCATGAAGGAGCTATAACTTCTGCTTTTCGAGTTGCTCAACTGGTTGGGTTAAGCCAAGGCTCGATTGATATCACAAATCCTAAATCGATACCACAATTTGTACAACATTGA
- a CDS encoding ferrochelatase — protein sequence MIINHQSQRTQPVGTQNSERVAVLLAGYGEVQSYRALSVYNQAATKYIASQFVPIPEWLYPLAGWFLALQDLYNFGVKHDHFISPENEIFEKQRLGIEEQLQHQWGNRVQVFKGFYFCKPFVQEVVTDIIKQGFQNLLIYPMLVVDSAFTGKIAVEQVNEVIAATASVNQPEHSVFKAIRYIPAFATEPAYIDLMARRIKETLNQLFVGRFFESQIGIVLTVHGGPEKAQGLLTGVIDGQALYDRVQAQLQHQYPLVSIGWVNHDTPFINWSQPDLKQAAKSLIRAGAQTILFKPLGWVTDNYETILDVEDAIASLQRQYPTVTYTRLDCVNDDPDFLKIAAEWANPHIEAMLSVPQHHEHIQTRRLDFD from the coding sequence ATGATTATTAATCATCAATCTCAAAGGACGCAACCCGTCGGAACCCAAAATAGCGAACGCGTGGCAGTTTTGCTTGCAGGGTATGGTGAAGTACAATCTTACCGCGCTCTGAGTGTTTACAACCAAGCTGCAACTAAGTATATTGCATCTCAGTTTGTGCCGATTCCAGAATGGCTATACCCTCTTGCTGGTTGGTTTCTCGCACTTCAAGATTTGTACAATTTTGGAGTCAAGCACGATCATTTCATATCGCCCGAAAATGAGATTTTTGAAAAACAACGTCTTGGTATTGAGGAACAGTTACAACACCAATGGGGAAATCGGGTGCAAGTGTTCAAAGGATTTTATTTCTGTAAACCCTTTGTGCAAGAAGTTGTAACAGATATCATTAAGCAAGGCTTTCAGAATTTGCTAATTTATCCAATGCTTGTGGTCGATTCTGCATTCACGGGCAAAATAGCTGTCGAGCAAGTCAATGAAGTTATTGCCGCAACTGCATCTGTAAATCAGCCTGAACATTCGGTCTTCAAAGCAATTCGATATATTCCAGCCTTTGCAACTGAACCTGCCTACATTGATTTGATGGCGCGTCGAATTAAGGAAACTCTGAATCAGCTATTTGTTGGTCGCTTTTTTGAATCTCAGATTGGGATTGTATTAACGGTTCACGGTGGCCCAGAAAAAGCGCAAGGACTGTTAACTGGGGTGATTGATGGACAAGCCCTTTACGATCGCGTCCAAGCACAGTTGCAGCATCAATATCCCCTAGTCTCCATCGGTTGGGTGAATCATGACACACCTTTCATCAATTGGTCACAGCCCGATCTCAAACAAGCTGCCAAAAGCTTGATTAGAGCAGGTGCCCAAACTATTTTATTTAAACCCCTCGGCTGGGTGACAGATAATTATGAAACCATTCTCGATGTAGAAGATGCGATCGCATCTTTGCAGCGTCAATATCCAACGGTGACTTACACACGACTTGATTGTGTCAATGACGATCCTGATTTTCTCAAAATTGCAGCAGAATGGGCAAATCCTCACATTGAAGCAATGCTGTCAGTGCCGCAACACCACGAGCATATTCAAACTAGAAGACTTGATTTTGACTGA
- a CDS encoding AAA family ATPase produces the protein MILADNGNILYCGYFGTKTLIMIIGIFLRNFKTYSGINYIPLTNGHSFCGLVGNNGIGKSSVLESLDSLLNGKTWNYNVVVKKSGLNTVKPYIVPVYLLSFNQITEKNTEKFKQISDYVWNVEENDISLANRVHFKSFQEQRNWIKISNIDKLLIPLGLSYDGVPSLSIFNTKKLVEVLSQDEEKTQLQDEDLNHMLPLNQELKELFEYIYIPKDIDPENFTQLETKEIQSLMGETLNEIVEKCVPQSKIQDINFNLNSFIDSLSNILGEYSFRTTGERQVNLRKFAAKFSRNCGLVCKIISPRIAASTALLILKMGLREIV, from the coding sequence TTGATTTTGGCGGACAATGGTAATATTTTGTATTGTGGTTATTTTGGAACAAAAACATTAATTATGATAATTGGAATATTTCTAAGAAATTTTAAAACATATTCAGGAATAAACTATATTCCTTTGACAAATGGGCATAGTTTTTGTGGCTTAGTCGGTAATAATGGAATTGGTAAAAGTTCTGTTTTGGAGTCTCTTGATAGTTTATTAAATGGTAAAACTTGGAATTACAACGTTGTTGTCAAGAAAAGTGGCTTAAATACTGTGAAACCGTATATTGTTCCTGTTTATTTATTATCATTTAACCAAATAACGGAAAAAAATACTGAAAAGTTTAAACAGATAAGTGACTATGTGTGGAATGTTGAGGAAAATGACATCAGTTTAGCAAATCGAGTTCATTTCAAGTCGTTCCAAGAGCAAAGAAATTGGATAAAAATAAGTAATATTGATAAGTTGTTAATTCCATTAGGTTTGTCCTATGATGGAGTGCCAAGTTTAAGCATTTTTAATACAAAAAAGCTAGTTGAAGTGTTGAGTCAAGATGAAGAAAAAACACAGCTTCAAGATGAAGATTTAAATCATATGCTTCCACTTAATCAGGAATTAAAAGAATTATTTGAGTATATTTATATTCCCAAAGATATTGATCCTGAAAATTTTACTCAACTTGAGACCAAAGAAATTCAGTCACTAATGGGTGAGACTCTAAATGAAATTGTAGAAAAATGTGTCCCTCAATCAAAAATTCAAGATATTAATTTTAATCTGAATAGTTTTATTGATTCTTTATCAAATATTTTAGGTGAATATTCATTTAGAACTACAGGTGAAAGGCAAGTTAATCTTAGAAAATTTGCAGCCAAGTTCAGTAGGAACTGTGGGTTGGTATGCAAAATAATCAGTCCGAGAATAGCTGCTAGTACGGCATTACTAATTCTAAAAATGGGACTGAGAGAAATAGTGTAG